CGCAGCGCGAGCCTCGCCGCTGGCTTGGACGACTTCGCCGCCGCCGGGATCGATCTGGATCTCTGCACCGATGACGGTAGTCTTGGGACGCAGGCGTTGGTCCCCGATCGCTTGGCAACCTTGTTGGCCGCGCCCGATCGCGCTGCGTCGACGCGCGTCGTCTGCTGTGGTCCCGAAATCATGATGGAGCGAGTGGCCGAGGTTTGCGCTGCGGCGGGCGTTCCCTGCACCGTCTCGTTGGAAACTCCGATGGCTTGTGGGATCGGGATCTGTTTCTCGTGTGTCGCCAAAGTTCGGCAGGCCGATGGCGAATGGGACTACAAGCGAACCTGCGTCGAAGGGCCGGTCTTCGACGCTGCTAGCGTTGTCTGGTGATCCACCAGGCTGGGGTGACTTTAGCGATTCTTTTCCGAATTCCAAAATTTCTGCCAACGGTCGCTATTTCGTAAGTGACCGCGCCGCAACAGGTTGCGGATTGCAAGAGCGATTACCGCAGCGCAACTTGCACTTGCTCCAGTTGCTGCTCTGCAGCACTATCCCGACTTCGTTCGACCTCACCCGCGCCGTGAACCTGGCAGCATGGATGCTTGCATTGGGGTTCACTTAGGCTCGTTTGATAGCCGTCCATGGAGGGACTTTGGCAATGCACATGTTGTGCTATTTATTGCTCGCCGCTGGCGTTTCCGGCAGCAGCGATTCGGTTCTCGTCGAGTTCACACAGCCCGGTTGTCACGCTTGTGTCACGATGGAACCTGTGGTTGGCCAATTGCAGCGCGAAGGCGTTGCGATCCGCCGCGTCGACGCTGCTCGCGAAAGTCATCTCGTTCAACGCTATCGCGTTACCAGTTTCCCAACCTATCTTGTCCTTTCCGGCGGCCGCGAGATCGCTCGCCTGCAAGGGACACAACCGATCCAAACGCTGCGGCAAGCACTTGCCAACCGCCAGGGCCAGCGGATCCGCGACACCGGGGCTCGAAACGTTCAACCGGAAGTTCCGCAGACACCGTTGTCCGCCGTTGCGGCGAGTCCTGTGTCTCAGGCGATCCCCGGCGAAGCGATGCCCAGCATCGATCTGGCACAAGCCGTCGAACGCGCTCAAGCTGCAACGGTTCGGATTCGCGTTCGCGAACAGGGAGCGGTAGGTGTTGCGACTGGAACAATTATCGACACACATGGGGAAGAGGCGTTGGTGCTGACCTGCGGCCACGTCTTCCGCGATTCGCAAGGCAAGGCACCGATCGAGGTCGAGCTGTTCATTCAAGGACAGATCCACACCGTGCCGGGGCAACTTATCGATTACGAAGCGAAGACTCGCGACATCGCCTTGGTCTCGATCAAGCCGGGCTTTCCGGTTCAGCCGGTTCCTGTGATCTCGAAGGATCAACTGCCGGCATCGGGGACCGCCGCGTTCAGCTTTGGCTGCGATCGCGGTGCCGATCCAACCCGCCGCGACACGCGGATCACCGCGGTTAACAAATACAACCAACACCTGGGTGCATCAAATCTGGAGATCGCCGGCGCCCCGACGATCGGCCGCAGCGGCGGCGGATTGTTCGATCACCAGGGCCGAATCGTTGGCGTCTGCAACGCCGCCGATTTTGAAGATGACATCGGGATCTATGCCGGCCCGGGGACGATCCAGTGGCAACTGGACCGCGTCAACCTCGCCTCGCTCTATGAAGCTCCCGCAGCAATTGCATCGACGACGCCGCGATCCAATGTCCCCAAACCGCCGACGCGTTTAGCCGCCGTCACGTCGCCAGCTGCATCCGCCCCCGCGGCACGAATCGCCTCCAATCAGGAAGTGATCGTGATCCTTCGCGACAAGAATCGCCCCGACACCCCGACTCAAATCAAAACCTTCGACCAACCGACAGCCGACATGCTAAAACTGCTCGGCCTAACCCGGTAACAACACGATCCCATACCAGCACGAAGCGCAAGCGAGTGAACCCCACCGCACCGACGTTTGGCGTTCGATCACTCGCTAGCGCGTCGTGCAGGTATGTCGATCGCCAATCACCGGTCTTCTGCAAAGCGAACAACGTTCCCATACCAGCACGAAGCGCAAGCGAGTGTTTTTTACGGCACCGACGCTTGGCTCTCGATCACTCGCTAGCGCTTCGTGCTGGTATATCCAACGCCGCCCCCACGCCTGTGCTCACTGCGGGACCGCTGGGAGCCGCAACGCCGTCGCAGGACATTTATATCCCCCAGCTTCCATGAGTCGCTGACTGGTTGGTGCTCGGAGAGCCGAGGTGAACCTGCGACCTGTTGACCCCCAGTCAGACGTTTTAATGAGGCCGTGACTCGATGGTCACGGAAAGGCATGGATCAGGCCGGGAAAATAAAAGCAGAGCGTGCTTCAATGAGGCCGTGACTCGATGGTCACGGAAAGCTGATCGGCACCGTCGTGGTGTTGGTCTATGAAGGGGTGCTTCAATGAGGCCGTGACTCGATGGTCACGGAAAGCTGGATATACAAAGGGGCTTGAACCGATCCACTACTGCTTCAATGAGGCCGTGACTCGATGGTCACGGAAAGTCCAGGATCCCAGCGAAGTCGCCGTCGCCAGGATCGCTTCAATGAGGCCGTGACTCGATGGTCACGGAAAGGTCATATTCTACCTGTTGCACAGAGGAACCGTTCGCAGGGCTTCAATGAGGCCGTGACTCGATGGTCACGGAAAGGTGAAGTGAGTGAGGCCATTCTGGATTTTGACCCGCTTCAATGAGGCCGTGACTCGATGGTCACGGAAAGTGGGGGTGGGCCTCCGCGGGTCTTTGTCCCGAGGACAGCTTCAATGAGGCCGTGACTCGATGGTCACGGAAAGAGAACGATTGAGCAAGCCGAGAAGCGACATGGCATGCTTCAATGAGGCCGTGACTCGATGGTCACGGAAAGTCCACTGTGTACTTGTTAGACTTGCCGCGGATTCGGGGCTTCAATGAGGCCGTGACTCGATGGTCACGGAAAGTGTACCGGCGCACGCGTTCCGGCGTTTTGGCAAATCGCTTCAATGAGGCCGTGACTCGATGGTCACGGAAAGGCTGGCGGTGTGGATGTGCGGGACAACTTCTTGGCCGCTTCAATGAGGCCGTGACTCGATGGTCACGGAAAGACTTCGCTACGCTTCGCCGCCTGCTTCCGCTCCGCCTGCTTCAATGAGGCCGTGACTCGATGGTCACGGAAAGGAGGATTTCACCTCGGCCGCTGAGTCGTCAGCAAGCCGCGCTTCAATGAGGCCGTGACTCGATGGTCACGGAAAGCCGAAGCAACCGCCGCCAACACGGCGAGGATGGCAGGCTTCAATGAGGCCGTGACTCGATGGTCACGGAAAGGCCGCCAACACGGCGAGGATGGCAGCAAGGAAACCGCTTCAATGAGGCCGTGACTCGATGGTCACGGAAAGAGCCCAGGGGGCTGAGTGTACAATTTCTGCGGCTGCAGCGGAAGTCTGCGAGCGGTTGTCGGGTATGGGAGCTGACGGGAGGTGGGAGTGCATTGAGTTGGTTCCTTGTACTGGGATTTGCTCGGTTTTTGGACTGCGAGCGGGGGGCCGGTTTTTCA
Above is a genomic segment from Rosistilla ulvae containing:
- a CDS encoding trypsin-like peptidase domain-containing protein — protein: MHMLCYLLLAAGVSGSSDSVLVEFTQPGCHACVTMEPVVGQLQREGVAIRRVDAARESHLVQRYRVTSFPTYLVLSGGREIARLQGTQPIQTLRQALANRQGQRIRDTGARNVQPEVPQTPLSAVAASPVSQAIPGEAMPSIDLAQAVERAQAATVRIRVREQGAVGVATGTIIDTHGEEALVLTCGHVFRDSQGKAPIEVELFIQGQIHTVPGQLIDYEAKTRDIALVSIKPGFPVQPVPVISKDQLPASGTAAFSFGCDRGADPTRRDTRITAVNKYNQHLGASNLEIAGAPTIGRSGGGLFDHQGRIVGVCNAADFEDDIGIYAGPGTIQWQLDRVNLASLYEAPAAIASTTPRSNVPKPPTRLAAVTSPAASAPAARIASNQEVIVILRDKNRPDTPTQIKTFDQPTADMLKLLGLTR